The following proteins are encoded in a genomic region of Sorangiineae bacterium MSr12523:
- a CDS encoding penicillin-binding protein activator LpoB has protein sequence MMSIRSVMAGLASVVALGAFTPACGGKEYVRDSHDPSIDNAAMSTGLDKDDIQRMLSENLNNLRNAPIMDLWRTHRGADTVAVFPFQNETSEHIESQLTTILSEAETWLVDSGVVTMISRERQNQMIAEVEGHRNAVFNPAHVAQYGRQLGAKYFVTGKVSTSDERTDDARRVQYFFYMQVIEVETSAIRWQHKAYITKMVK, from the coding sequence ATGATGAGCATTCGTTCCGTGATGGCTGGCCTGGCTTCCGTTGTTGCCCTGGGAGCGTTCACCCCGGCCTGCGGTGGCAAAGAGTACGTTCGCGATTCGCACGATCCGAGCATCGACAACGCGGCCATGAGCACCGGGCTCGACAAAGACGACATCCAGCGGATGCTCTCGGAAAATCTGAACAACCTGCGCAACGCGCCCATCATGGACCTCTGGCGCACTCATCGTGGCGCCGACACCGTGGCGGTCTTCCCGTTTCAGAACGAGACGAGCGAACACATCGAGTCGCAACTCACCACGATCCTGAGCGAGGCCGAGACCTGGCTGGTCGACTCCGGCGTCGTCACGATGATTTCACGCGAGCGTCAAAATCAGATGATCGCGGAGGTGGAAGGCCACCGAAATGCGGTCTTCAACCCGGCGCACGTGGCGCAGTACGGGCGCCAGCTCGGGGCCAAGTACTTCGTCACCGGCAAAGTCTCCACCTCGGACGAGCGCACGGACGATGCGCGCCGCGTGCAGTACTTCTTTTACATGCAGGTCATCGAGGTCGAAACGAGCGCCATCCGATGGCAGCACAAGGCTTACATTACCAAGATGGTGAAGTGA